In a genomic window of Punica granatum isolate Tunisia-2019 chromosome 6, ASM765513v2, whole genome shotgun sequence:
- the LOC116210331 gene encoding thioredoxin H2-like, which yields MGANASTDHATSNGYNKHTFVYGSSHGKASQVIEFHSSARWKAHFDASKGTTKLMVVDFTASWCGPCKLMEPMINDLATKCTDIEFIKIDVDELEDVAKTFGVEAMPTFLLIKNGIVVDKVVGAKKDELQKKIELHRN from the exons ATGGGAGCAAACGCATCAACCGACCACGCCACCAGCAATGGCTACAACAAGCACACCTTCGTCTATGGCTCTTCCCATGGGAAGGCCTCTCAGGTCATTGAATTCCATTCCTCGGCTCGTTGGAAGGCACATTTCGATGCCTCCAAAGGGACCACCAAGCTG ATGGTCGTGGATTTCACGGCATCGTGGTGCGGTCCCTGCAAGCTCATGGAACCCATGATTAATGACTTAGCTACCAAGTGCACCGACATCGAGTTCATCAAGATTGATGTGGACGAGCTGGAG GATGTGGCGAAGACATTCGGAGTAGAAGCCATGCCCACATTTTTGCTGATAAAGAATGGGATAGTAGTTGACAAAGTCGTGGGCGCCAAGAAGGATGAGCTCCAGAAGAAGATCGAGCTTCATCGCAACTGA